A region of the Candidatus Izemoplasmatales bacterium genome:
GCCATAGTAGAATTCTCGGATCACGAGCATTCCGTCCTCGATGGAATGGATGGAGGAACAGTCCTCGCTCTGGCATCCGGTGCCGAGGTACCGCGCGAACAGCGGGTTCTCCTGGGCATAGTACCTGTCGTCACCGTCGAAGAGGAAGCGATGCTCGACGACGTAGAGGGTGAATCCTTCCTCCCGGACGACGCGGACGGGTTCGTACGACATCATCGCATAGACCGCGACGACGTAGAGCCCGAGAAGGGCGAGGACGACGACGCCAATGCGGAGCAGCTTCCTTTTCGCGATCATGAACAGGTGGATCGCGAGAAACAATCCGCCGAGGGCGAACAGCCAAAGCTTCATGGGAATCGGCGTCCACCGCTCGATCGTGAGGATGAAACCCCGCGATTCGATCAGGAAGGTGAGCGCCGTCATCATGAAGAAGGCGATCGATACAATCAAGATTCCATGCTTCTTCATCGGGTTCACCGGATCGCCTTCCTTTCGCGAGCGGACCGTCGCCGTCGTCACGTCGGTCGCACTTCATATATTTTTCTGACGGTCGCATCGATCACATGAGACAGGAGTAGATCGCGAAGAAATGAAGCAGGGTGCCGAGGAAGACGAAGACGTGCCAGACGAAATGGGCGAACTTGAACCAGTCGAAGGCATAGAAGAGGACGCCGATCGTGTACGAGATCCCGCCCGCGAGGATCAGCCAGAAGGCCGCCGCGGAGGTCGCGTAGAGCGGCCCGACGAGCGTCAGTCCGCTCCAGCCGAGCAAGAGGAAGAGCGTCAGATGCAGGAGCGCGAACCTGCGGATCCTCACCGCCTTGAAGACGATGCCGAGGACGATGATCGTCCATTGTCCCAATAACAGGAACCATCCGAGCGGCTTTTCGATGACGAGGATGAAGATCGGCGCGAAGGTCCCGCCGATCAGGAGGTAGATCCCGATGTGGTCGAACCGCTGGAAGACCCGCTTGACGGTAGACCCTTCGCGGAAGGCATGATACAGAGCGCTCATCGTGTAGAGCATGATCATCCCGAAACCGAAGACGATCGCGCCCATGACCTCGCCGACGCCCCTTGCCCTGACGATCAGAAGAACCGTTCCGGCGAGGGCCAGGGCCCCGCCGGCGATGTGGGAGACGGAATTGGCGATCTCCTCGCCTCTGGATTGTACGCGTGACAGCTTCATCGTGTTCCTCGCTGATTGTCCGATGCGGCGTGCGCCGTCTTCGGGATTTCGATGCCTGACCCTCTCAATCGAGGGTGAAGTCGACGAACCGGACCATCCCCCGGTCGTCGGCGAAGGCGAAGGTCTCCGTTTCACCCCGCAGGAGCGCGTAGGCGTTCGTCAGGATGTTCGTGCCGTACGGTCCGCCGACGACGGTTCGTTCGGTCACGACGTACGCGCGGAGCGTGTCGTCCTGCGCCGTGAAGAGGGCGACGTCCTCCCACGTCATCGCCGTCTCCCCGATCAGGACGTTCTCCGGATCGTATTCGTAGACGGTGAAGGAATCGACCGACGGGACGAACCGGACGTGGATCCGGTAGGTCACGCGCACGGTGTCGGACGTCGTGACGTCCGGCGTCCCGGACATATAGGCGCCGTCATAGACGTAGAGGCGCTGCGACTCGAGGTCGACGACGTCGGGAATGACGATCCCGTCGGAGCGGATCAGGCCGATCCGGGCCTCCCCGGCGATCTTGAGCGGATCGAGGTCGACGTAGACGTCGACGGCCAGCCGGAGGTTTCCGGCATCCGGGGTCAGGACGCATTCGGCGTTCCAGCCGGACGACGATTCCGTCTGATAGACGTACCGGACGCCGGCGACGGATGCGGCGACGTCCTCGAGGGACTCGAAATCGTCATCCGCGGCCGAGACGAAGACGCCGTAGAGTTCGGTCTCGAGCACCTTGTCGAGGACGACGATGTCGAGGCCGTTTTCCGGAACGGATTCGAATGAGACCTGGACGTTGTCGCCGACGACGAGATCCTCGAGATCGTAGTCGGTCCCGTCGGCGCCGACGACGGTCACGGCGAACGGATCGCGGATCGTGTCGATGGCATAGCGCACGGCGTCGTTTTCGAACACGTACGTGCCGCGTCCGGCATCCGCCGCCGTCACGTAGCAGTACGCCACCGTGATCATGGGATGCGTCTCGCCGAGGTCGAGGGTCGAGAACAGAACGAAGAGTCCGAGGCCGATCGCCGCGAGGCTGATGGGGATCGAGATCCAGTGGAAGCGGCGCTTCCTGCGATTCACGATCGCCTCGCTCAGGGTGATCGAGCGGATGCTTTCGTCGTCGAGCAGGTCGCCGACGCCGACGCCGAAGATCGCCGCGAGGCGCTCGACGTCGGCGACGTTGGGAAGCGACTTTCCCATCTCCCACTTGCTGACGAGCTGCCGCGTGACGTACAGCTGGCCGGCGACCTC
Encoded here:
- a CDS encoding hemolysin III family protein codes for the protein MKLSRVQSRGEEIANSVSHIAGGALALAGTVLLIVRARGVGEVMGAIVFGFGMIMLYTMSALYHAFREGSTVKRVFQRFDHIGIYLLIGGTFAPIFILVIEKPLGWFLLLGQWTIIVLGIVFKAVRIRRFALLHLTLFLLLGWSGLTLVGPLYATSAAAFWLILAGGISYTIGVLFYAFDWFKFAHFVWHVFVFLGTLLHFFAIYSCLM
- a CDS encoding helix-turn-helix transcriptional regulator is translated as MNRIQDNIKRLRKDKGWTQEEVAGQLYVTRQLVSKWEMGKSLPNVADVERLAAIFGVGVGDLLDDESIRSITLSEAIVNRRKRRFHWISIPISLAAIGLGLFVLFSTLDLGETHPMITVAYCYVTAADAGRGTYVFENDAVRYAIDTIRDPFAVTVVGADGTDYDLEDLVVGDNVQVSFESVPENGLDIVVLDKVLETELYGVFVSAADDDFESLEDVAASVAGVRYVYQTESSSGWNAECVLTPDAGNLRLAVDVYVDLDPLKIAGEARIGLIRSDGIVIPDVVDLESQRLYVYDGAYMSGTPDVTTSDTVRVTYRIHVRFVPSVDSFTVYEYDPENVLIGETAMTWEDVALFTAQDDTLRAYVVTERTVVGGPYGTNILTNAYALLRGETETFAFADDRGMVRFVDFTLD